From Cricetulus griseus strain 17A/GY chromosome 1 unlocalized genomic scaffold, alternate assembly CriGri-PICRH-1.0 chr1_0, whole genome shotgun sequence, a single genomic window includes:
- the CUNH1orf52 gene encoding UPF0690 protein C1orf52 homolog isoform X2, with protein sequence MAAEEKDPLSYFAAYGSSSSDSSGEESSEPEDGGRGEAAAAAPTTGRKQAEKRLPGPDELFRSVSRPAFLYNPLNKQIDWERHVVKAPEEPPKEFKVWKSNYVPPPETYAAEKKPPPPPELDMAIKWSNIYEDNGDDAPQNAKKARLLPEGEETVESDDDKDERACKTRRVEPGEAAKKKK encoded by the exons ATGGCAGCCGAGGAGAAGGACCCGCTGAGCTACTTCGCGGCCTACGGGAGCAGCAGCTCCGACTCGTCGGGCGAGGAGAGCAGCGAGCCGGAAGACGGGGGCCGCGGGGAGGCGGCGGCGGCGGCTCCGACGACGGGCCGCAAGCAGGCGGAGAAGCGGCTGCCGGGCCCCGACGAGCTGTTCCGCAGCGTGAGCCGCCCGGCCTTCCTCTACAACCCGCTCAACAAGCAGATCGACTGGGAGCGGCACGTGGTGAAGGCGCCCGAGGAG CCTCCAAAGGAATTCAAAGTCTGGAAATCCAACTACGTACCGCCCCCAGAGACCTACGCTGCCGAGAAGAAGCCGCCGCCGCCGCCCGAGCTGGACATGGCAATAAAATGGTCGAACATCTATGAGGACAATGGTGATGATGCCCCACAGAATGCTAAGAAAGCCCGGCTTCTGCCGGAAGGGGAGGAGACGGTGGAGTCAG ATGATGACAAAGATGAGCGTGCTTGTAAAACTCGAAGAGTGGAGCCAGGAGAAGCAGCCAAGAAGAAGAAGTAG